The following are encoded together in the Schistocerca gregaria isolate iqSchGreg1 unplaced genomic scaffold, iqSchGreg1.2 ptg000888l, whole genome shotgun sequence genome:
- the LOC126324518 gene encoding uncharacterized protein LOC126324518, which produces MDENSLKLPFFSAFYALPINLTPLLLGCLYFRPYKYRSCHSITTNTKDSTQNEVNQERDYRTIYVRNLWPGCSEKDLIDIFGQCGLIEEIILGSEDLDGSDNANLLSGLNSAMTNILQNKAPINIGNLDHAPAPSQLKFLQLELEKLQRNIIDEFEPSKHSECALIVFGDVESFEFAIRDLNIMSVYGKFNSIRKTESLAIKSYLDEWRRKYIIDENQLQAKADIELAKYDYNVNKKRKIEDQLATTEDAEGWTVVAPRGHKRALGGAGLTVSTATISQKALLNRKIAQDRRLVKNDFYLFQLQKGDDSKLQNLQYKLNTDKKTSMKIYRKSRRFRPE; this is translated from the exons ATGGATGAAAATTCATTAAAGCTACCATTTTTTAGTGCTTTTTATGCCCTTCCTATCAATTTAACCCCCCTGTTATTAGGATGCCTTTATTTCCGACCATATAAGTATCGTAGTTGCCATTCTATTACAACAAATACAAAAGACTCTACTCAAAATGAGGTCAACCAAGAAAGAGACTATAGAACTATATATGTCAGAAACCTATGGCCAGGCTGCTCAGAAAAAGATTTAATTGATATATTTGGACAGTGCGGCTTGATCGAAGAAATAAT CCTAGGATCTGAGGATTTAGATGGGTCAGACAACGCAAATCTGCTCTCCGGTTTAAATAGTGCAATGACGAATATTCTACAAAATAAAGCGCCAATAAATATTGGAAATTTAGACCACGCACCGGCACCATCACAACTTAAGTTTTTGCAGTTGGAACTTGAAAAACTGCAGCGTAACATTATA GATGAATTTGAGCCATCGAAACATAGTGAATGTGCCTTGATAGTGTTTGGTGATGTAGAATCTTTCGAATTTGCAATACGAGACCTTAATATCATGTCTGTATACGGAAAATTCAACTCTATCCGAAAAACCGAGTCATTGGCCATCAAATCCTATTTAGATGAATGGCGTAGAAAGTACATAATAGATGAGAATCAGCTTCAGGCTAAAGCCGACATTGAGCTAGCAAAATATGactataatgtaaataaaaaaaggaaaattgaaGACCAACTGGCAACGACAGAAGATGCCGAGGGATGGACAGTTGTTGCACCCCGCGGTCATAAGCGTGCACTTGGAGGCGCTGGACTAACAGTTTCTACTGCCACAATTTCACAGAAGGCCCTATTAAACCGGAAAATAGCACAAGACCGACGATTGGTCAAAAATGATTTTTACTTATTTCAATTGCAAAAAGGAGATGATTCAAAACTTCAAAATCTACAATACAAATTAAACACCGACAAGAAAACTTCGATGAAAATTTATAGAAAGAGCAGAAGGTTTAGACCTGAATAG
- the LOC126324498 gene encoding uncharacterized protein LOC126324498 — protein MSDLTLAERAHINEHFANDKRTFDQIILMQKVDGIIYNRDKKEFKKESCKSSPKIIVVTKFKLVFFKRSFLQKLPFIQSEFFFQQLMEIDSEADYLDLRFKNPKRTFEQDYNILNIENTTLVTIKSQNMDAIINAILEIINIITYNADPEYAVFTNSDIINRKLLSLKCQRDPVDVFKYIYWSVSSANRVPANPALTNHIEKLYENNTTELDLFLCPGIKSCGNMIFDLISLGKSLKYNTHFTSIKSENLIHKQIIQALAEAIKYNKTLKKIVVRNSDAFYSSDLSVALRLNIHHQIQILDISGTKFEDSSFLSLTDAIRELKSPMRVLGLANCHLSEKKLLLLIYSFQANWPFSLSLEEIDLSGNYFTGKVSNIFNAWLSKVASYSNLKRIALSNTGIDGLTFFPSIRLHLKLKFLDLSNNDLSNVSQSCIYKDCPGSRYLRVLNLSNTNMDLDVFSNWLYSMAFDESAQSSCIKLENFIRTDNLVKFTGSLSIARNLSTLDLSRNNLSPNSGIQILNALNLNLKKLYLDYNFSANGSRKLILRLVEFITDQVNLEVLSIAGFKGLNKDLDPIRELANALGQNQSLIELNISDNLLKDKIFSIICLGLSTSKIKYINFCKNGLTYNGYLAFRDLVMTNKNITDWELPSIKLENPYEPIWNVCMDIQRLLYNNIGATGAFERRDVFSWYKNWKIPEAPAVFPELPAYFLKISLAGPQNAQKVDQNSSVEDEPDINTGNINENEDASSIPDHDIVDQVTQDNENSLTSSTITHEEDNSVCQKAQAHDEQDVTDRLTQHSDEQSDDDYLIQHSGEQDDVDCTTQYSNERSEYCSTQGDNEKNNIYLTESDSRQNSEGH, from the exons ATGTCAGATCTGACTCTTGCAGAAAGAG CCCATATCAATGAACACTTTGCCAATGACAAAAGAACATTCGATCAAATCATACTCATGCAAAAAGTAGATGGGATTATCTACAATCGCGATAAAAAGGAGTTTAAAAAAGAGTCCTGTAAATCTTCACCAAAAATTATCGTTGTTACCAAATTCAAATTGGTATTTTTCAAACGCAGTTTTCTGCAGAAGTTACCATTT ATTCAAAGTGAATTTTTTTTCCAGCAATTGATGGAAATTGATTCTGAGGCTGATTACTTAGATCTTCGCTTTAAAAATCCAAAGCGGACATTCGAGCAGGACTACAATATATTGAATATAGAAAATACGACTTTAGTAACTATAAAATCACAGAATATGGATGCCATTATTAACGCTATTTTAGAAATAATCAATATAATTACATACAATGCTGATCCAGAATACGCTGTTTTTACTAATTCAGATATAAT CAACAGGAAATTACTGTCTTTGAAATGCCAAAGAGATCCGGTTGATGTGTTCAAGTATATCTACTGGAGTGTCTCTTCTGCCAACAGAGTACCTGCGAACCCTGCGCTTACGAATCACATTGAAAAACtatatgaaaacaacacaacagaacTAGACTTATTTCTATGCCCTGGGATCAAATCTTGTGGTAATATGATCTTTGATTTGATATCTCTTGGAAAATCTCTCAAGTACAACACCCATTTCACCTCTATCaaaagtgaaaatcttattcatAAGCAAATTATACAAGCTCTCGCTGAGGCAATCAAATACAACAAGACCTTGAAAAAAATAGTTGTTCGAAATTCAGATGCATTCTACTCTTCTGACCTGAGTGTAGCTCTGAGGCTAAACATTCATCACCAGATCCAAATTTTAGATATTTCTGGAACCAAATTTGAAGATTCTTCATTTTTAAGTCTAACAGACGCCATAAGAGAACTTAAATCACCTATGAGAGTACTGGGGCTGGCAAACTGCCACCTATCTGAAAAAAAACTACTGTTACTTATTTACAGCTTTCAAGCTAATTGGCCATTTTCGCTTAGTTTGGAGGAAATAGATTTAAGTGGTAATTATTTCACTGGAAAAGTTTCTAATATTTTCAACGCATGGCTATCTAAGGTTGCAAGCTACTCGAACTTGAAAAGAATTGCCCTATCTAATACAGGTATAGATGGGCTTACTTTTTTCCCTTCAATTAGACTTCATCTCAAGCTAAAATTCCTAGATTTATCTAATAATGACCTTTCAAATGTTTCTCAATCTTGTATATACAAGGATTGTCCTGGATCCCGCTACCTAAGGGTGTTAAACCTTTCAAATACGAATATGGATTTGGATGTTTTTTCTAATTGGTTGTACTCAATGGCGTTTGATGAATCTGCTCAAAGCTCTTGTATTAAGTTAGAAAACTTTATAAGAACTGATAATCTGGTAAAATTTACTGGTTCTTTATCTATTGCAAGAAACCTATCGACCCTTGATTTAAGCCGCAACAACCTAAGTCCAAACTCAGGTATTCAAATCCTCAATGCATTGAATTTGAACTTGAAAAAGCTCTATCTCGATTACAATTTTTCGGCGAATGGAAGCCGTAAGCTAATCTTGAGGCTGGTCGAGTTTATAACAGACCAAGTGAATCTGGAAGTACTATCTATCGCTGGGTTCAAGGGGCTAAACAAAGACCTGGACCCAATCAGAGAATTGGCAAATGCACTAGGTCAAAATCAATCTCTTATTGAACTCAACATTTCTGACAATTTattaaaagacaaaattttttcgaTTATATGCCTCGGGTTAAGTACTTCAAAAATTAAATATATCAACTTTTGTAAAAACGGCCTCACATACAATGGATATTTGGCATTTAGAGATTTGGTTATGACTAATAAGAATATCACAGATTGGGAACTTCCATCAATCAAACTAGAAAATCCATATGAACCAATTTGGAATGTATGCATGGATATTCAAAGGCTTCTATATAACAACATAGGTGCAACAGGCGCCTTCGAACGAAGAGATGTATTTTCTTGGTATAAAAATTGGAAAATTCCGGAAGCACCTGCCGTTTTCCCAGAACTTCCAGCCTACTTCTTGAAAATTTCATTAGCTGGGCCCCAAAATGCTCAAAAAGTCGACCAAAATAGTTCAGTTGAGGACGAACCAGATATCAACACTGGTAATATAAATGAGAATGAAGATGCCTCATCGATTCCAGATCATGATATAGTTGACCAAGTGACTCAAGACAACGAAAACAGCCTCACATCTTCAACAATTACCCATGAAGAAGACAACTCTGTATGCCAAAAAGCGCAAGCTCATGACGAACAAGACGTTACTGACCGTTTAACGCAGCACAGTGATGAGCAGAGTGATGACGATTACCTAATACAACACAGCGGTGAACAAGACGATGTTGACTGCACAACTCAATATAGCAATGAACGAAGTGAGTATTGTTCAACACAGGGTGATAATGAAAAAAACAATATATATTTGACAGAATCTGACAGTCGACAAAACAGCGAAGGCCACTAG
- the LOC126324497 gene encoding formin-A-like translates to MPQYKLSVLAIQGVPQGKSHSIRININGKQYRTKRRKDSVFNEVLGILVQNLDDVLEIAILDSKDKILVSSCINFIDIKENNNNPVWYNLSNLVKIQLALIFDPSLSDSTKFGSTASKFTKDIPISVERLNAIFDHLLDDMGLKEEARANMLALPNKNKYDLILQKKLVDLERETSRTTLDQHPKYWIKLLETEPTMENLKLLTIRLSHELVSWIKEFSSQGGLDLLADIVDKLITDNHSITDEQDYTVKAVVDCYTAIMDNNVGLDIVISKPNVLRLLAEMVPRKELSYSIRSQCIKLLSVAAIVPGGYKKVIDAITSLDGETTGIELIVTSIKESEDIRFTVVLVTFINAICNTPDNIESRTFMRSMLEGFNIDAILDSLKYTESPELELQLQHYDEEKEADEQAYKMRFSHVSDLKLDDIDAVFQRIKIIVKDADISKYFANILRNLISIRLDEDDNKPAIQKWLVISKIVGFISDLKAKTPPEIKTILVQLIESSKSEIQNILPLEKKIEELEATINKMTLEIKTKSIEAAEKLEEINNLKTKIGEYETQLQSKPDQNIAELNEKIKSLEAQNLALKNQVSNLESGLKQILAKSPELTDIEAIIHLSESSSVPGELPLPSVSDIPPPPPAPGTPPPPPAPGAPPPPPAPGAPPPPPAPGAPPPPMGMRAPVTPRLRPEVKPKAKVRNFQWTNLTEAKVANSFFATFPLELEGFEIDYDYLETQFALHETKKSVPVSSSEEKKKEGPISLMDPKISQNLSIFINGFKQYKNSQVALAIQNLDESIIMPQQLSTFTSVWPTPDDISQVTDYISSGGILSKLASAEQFVYEINNVPNLLTRIKAFRFKVEYEGKKSEIKPDIASVIVACKEVKESLKLKKLFEIILHVGNFLNAGKNKGQAWGFKLNDLKKLTEAKTTDNRCSLLTVLVELCQKKNPDLLSVGKEIESTDSARRVNLQQLQGELSKLNKELEQVKSSVNSVQKAGDDDSFHTKINEFIAKIEPEVAKMNEDFATMQSQYEQTVLYFVEDPKKLGPDEFFSFFIDFVKAIEDAVAKIEAARLAQEKANKGDVRVKRSAAGIDDTKKEIPGQGAVINELFGQLAAGNIFKNRRGNASISKKE, encoded by the exons ATGCCTCAGTATAAGCTCTCTGTTTTAGCTATACAAGGTGTACCACAAG GTAAAAGTCACTCAATAAGAATCAATATAAATGGGAAACAATACAGAACAAAGCGTAGAAAAGATTCAGTATTCAATGAAGTGTTAGGCATTTTGGTTCAAAATTTAGATGATGTCCTTGAGATCG CGATATTGGATAGCAAAGATAAAATATTAGTGTCATCATGCATCAATTTTATAGACATAAAGGAAAATAATAACAATCCAGTATGGTACAATTTGTCAAATCTGGTTAAAATTCAACTTGCTTTAATATTTGATCCAAGTTTGAGTGATTCTACGAAATTTGGCTCTACTGCATCCAAATTTACGAAGGATATACCTATATCCGTAGAACGCTTAAAcgcaatttttgatcatttgctagATGACATGGGCCTTAAAGAAGAGGCTCGTGCCAACATGCTCGCTCtaccaaacaaaaataaatacgatcttattttgcaaaaaaaattagTAGACTTAGAAAGAGAAACATCGAGAACGACTTTAGACCAGCATCCAAAGTATTGGATTAAATTGCTTGAAACAGAACCTACTATGGAAAACTTGAAACTATTGACGATCCGTCTATCTCATGAATTAGTAAGTTGGATTAAAGAATTTAGTAGTCAAGGTGGTTTGGATCTCCTTGCTGACATTGTTGATAAATTGATTACTGATAACCATTCAATTACGGATGAACAAGATTATACTGTTAAAGCAGTTGTTGATTGTTACACAGCTATTATGGATAATAATGTAGGGCTCGACATAGTCATCTCTAAGCCAAATGTATTAAGACTTTTGGCCGAAATGGTCCCAAGGAAAGAACTGAGTTATTCTATTCGATCTCAATGTATAAAACTCCTGAGTGTAGCAGCTATTGTGCCTGGAGGCTATAAAAAGGTTATAGATGCTATAACCTCTCTAGATGGTGAAACGACAGGAATAGAACTAATAGTTACATCTATCAAAGAGTCTGAGGACATTAGATTCACCGTGGTCCTCGTGACTTTCATCAATGCTATATGCAATACCCCAGATAACATTGAATCGAGAACGTTTATGAGATCAATGCTTGAAGGCTTCAACATCGACGCCATTTTGGACTCATTGAAATATACAGAATCGCCAGAATTAGAACTCCAACTACAACATTATGATGAAGAAAAAGAGGCAGATGAACAAGCTTACAAAATGAGATTTAGTCACGTTTCAGACTTGAAACTAGATGATATAGATGCTGTTTTTCAGCGAATCAAAATTATAGTCAAAGACgcagatatttcaaaatattttgccaATATACTTAGAAATCTTATCTCTATCCGTCTAGATGAAGATGATAACAAACCAGCTATACAAAAATGGCTAGTTATTTCAAAAATTGTTGGCTTTATTTCTGATCTAAAAGCTAAAACTCCTCCTGAAATTAAAACTATACTAGTACAGTTGATTGAGTCCagtaaatcagaaatacagaacatTCTTCCGCTGGAAAAAAAGATAGAAGAGCTTGAAGCTACTATCAATAAGATGACACTGGAGATAAAAACGAAAAGCATTGAAGCAGCAGAAAAGCTTGAAGAAATCAATAATCTCAAAACCAAAATTGGCGAATACGAAACTCAGTTACAATCAAAACCTGATCAAAATATAGCTgagctaaatgaaaaaataaaatctttggaaGCACAAAATTTAGCTTTGAAAAATCAAGTAAGTAATCTTGAATCTGGCCTAAAACAGATATTGGCAAAATCACCTGAATTAACCGATATTGAGGCAATCATTCATTTATCAGAGTCGTCTTCTGTACCTGGTGAACTACCCCTACCTTCTGTATCTgatataccaccaccaccacctgctcctggtacaccaccaccaccacctgctcctggtgcaccaccaccaccacctgctcctggtgcaccaccaccaccacctgctcctgGTGCACCACCACCACCTATGGGGATGAGAGCTCCAGTGACTCCACGCCTACGTCCAGAAGTTAAACCTAAAGCCAAAGTTAGAAACTTCCAGTGGACCAATCTTACTGAGGCAAAGGTTGCAAACAGCTTTTTTGCAACTTTTCCCTTAGAACTTGAAGGGTTTGAAATTGACTACGATTATTTAGAAACGCAATTTGCTTTACACGAAACCAAAAAATCTGTTCCAGTATCTTCCTctgaagagaaaaaaaaggaaggTCCTATATCTTTGATGGATCCAAAAATATCACAAAATCTTTCGATATTTATCAATGGCTTCAAACAATACAAGAACTCGCAGGTTGCATTGGCTATTCAAAACTTAGACGAAAGTATCATCATGCCTCAGCAGCTCTCCACATTTACCTCTGTTTGGCCTACACCAGATGATATATCACAAGTAACTGATTATATTTCCTCAGGTGGCATTTTAAGCAAATTAGCATCAGCTGAGCAATTTGTTTACGAAATCAATAATGTGCCTAATTTGTTAACTCGCATAAAAGCATTTCGTTTTAAGGTTGAATACGAAGGCAAAAAATCTGAAATCAAACCTGATATTGCCAGTGTTATTGTAGCCTGTAAAGAGGTTAaggaaagtctcaagctaaaaaaactttttgagattATATTACATGTCGGTAATTTTTTGAATGCTGGCAAGAATAAAGGTCAAGCTTGGGGCTTTAAGCTGAACGACTTAAAAAAACTAACTGAAGCTAAAACTACTGATAATCGATGTAGTCTGCTAACTGTCTTGGTAGAGctttgccaaaaaaaaaatccagatttgTTGAGTGTGGGCAAAGAAATTGAATCTACTGATTCTGCACGAAGAGTTAATTTGCAGCAACTCCAAGGTGAATTGAGTAAATTAAACAAAGAACTAGAACAAGTGAAGTCAAGTGTGAACTCTGTTCAGAAGGCAGGAGATGATGATTCTTTCCATACAAAAATCAATGAGTTCATAGCTAAAATAGAGCCGGAAGTAGCAAAAATGAACGAAGATTTTGCAACTATGCAGTCCCAATATGAACAGACTGTTTTATATTTTGTGGAAGATCCTAAAAAACTTGGTCCAGAtgaattcttttcattttttattgacTTTGTCAAGGCTATAGAAGATGCTGTCGCAAAGATTGAAGCTGCTCGACTAGCCCAGGAGAAAGCCAATAAGGGCGATGTAAGAGTCAAGAGATCAGCAGCTGGAATAGATGACACTAAGAAAGAGATACCTGGACAAGGTGCTGTGATTAATGAATTATTTGGACAGCTAGCCGCAGGAAACATATTCAAGAACCGACGGGGAAATGCATCTATCTCCAAAAAAGAGTAA
- the LOC126324510 gene encoding phosphatidylserine decarboxylase proenzyme, mitochondrial-like → MLGYSLIHTAIINSPSRRGYPQFLLRSSLSSTTITRRVYPLKTNCTFLLYRNTSIQALTIIEYNSISKAKRYVYSVVDDAAINQHSLRKTNAFRQEINPNASTATTLAHKKHNVVIPLHKYTGYKSQVRQIHHRRDLGPRTYRRKGLSLYIGKAFGMHGGFLSLSYFTPIFLLAVVSISILLVKYSVLDEELKGIIPNENQTCLLSYLPTRYVSRLWGKIAHTEIPVGLRSLIYTFYAKCFGCNLEEISTPLESYLTFNAFFTRRLDLKHRPISNEPIVSPVDGVVVHFGKIENNWIEQIKGIKYRLSSLLGTDAPKIIRQMGNFDSVDLRSMPKDNSSIQYALPNNLFYLVIYLAPGDYHGVHSPTDWTIKHVRHIPGHLLSVSAWSTNLVRGLLSINERLIINGTWTHGFFSMVLVGALNVGSISLEFDPNISTNLVHQNANSLLTDFVYSKFSKKGELASFFNMGSTVVLVFEAPDSWKWNINANDRIKLGQAIGSLDDSNASPLKQLA, encoded by the exons ATGCTTGGCTATAGCCTCATTCATACTGCTATCATCAATAGTCCCTCCAGAAGAGGATATCCTCAATTTTTGCTAAGGTCTTCTCTATCTTCAACTACGATTACACGTAGGGTGTACCCTCTAAAGACAAATTGCACATTTTTGCTGTATCGCAATACATCCATACAAGCCCTCACCATTATAGAATACAATTCAATCTCAAAAGCAAAAAGATATGTATATTCTGTAGTTGACGATGCAGCTATCAATCAGCATTCATTACGAAAAACGAATGCGTTTCGACAAGAAATAAACCCTAATGCAAGTACGGCTACTACCTTGGCACACAAAAAACATAACGTGGTCATACCATTACATAAATATACAGGCTATAAATCTCAAGTGAGACAAATCCATCATCGTCGCGACTTAGGGCCAAGAACTTACCGTCGCAAAGGGCTATCACTTT ACATTGGCAAGGCGTTTGGCATGCATGGAGGATTTTTATCGCTATCCTATTTCACACCTATTTTTTTGCTAGCTGTGGTCTCGATCTCAATATTGCTTGTTAAATATAGCGTCTTAGATGAAGAATTAAAGGGCATCATTCCCAACGAAAATCAG ACCTGTCTACTCTCTTATCTTCCAACTCGTTATGTTTCTAGACTTTG GGGAAAAATTGCTCATACTGAAATTCCAGTTGGACTAAGAAGTTTAATTTACACGTTTTATGCAAAGTGCTTTGGCTGTAACCTAGAAGAAATTTCTACCCCTCTTGAGTCATACCTCACGTTTAATGCGTTTTTCACTCGACGTCTTGACTTGAAACATCGTCCAATTTCTAATGAACCTATTGTTAGTCCGGTAGACGGCGTAGTTGTGCATTTTGGAAAGATAGAGAATAACTGGATCGAGCAGATTAAAGGAATCAAGTACCGACTTTCTTCTTTGCTAGGTACAGATGCACCCAAAATTATCCGTCAAATGGGAAATTTTGACTCTGTGGATTTGCGCTCGATGCCTAAAGATAACTCATCAATCCAGTATGCGCTTCCAAATAATCTTTTTTATCTAGTTATTTATTTAGCTCCAGGAGATTACCATGGTGTTCACTCTCCCACCGACTGGACGATCAAGCATGTTCGCCATATTCCTGGACATTTACTTAGCGTGTCTGCCTGGTCTACTAATCTTGTTCGTGGACTCTTGTCTATCAACGAAAGGTTGATTATAAACGGCACGTGGACACATGGATTTTTTTCTATGGTTCTTGTGGGTGCACTAAATGTTGGTTCTATAAGCCTAGAGTTTGATCCAAATATAAGCACCAATTTGGTCCACCAAAATGCAAATTCCCTATTGACAGATTTTGTCtattcaaaattttcaaaaaaaggtgaacttgccTCTTTTTTTAACATGGGGTCAACTGTCGTATTGGTTTTCGAAGCTCCAGATAGCTGGAAATGGAATATAAATGCAAACGACCGAATCAAGTTGGGCCAAGCTATAGGATCACTTGATGATTCCAATGCTAGCCCTCTAAAACAACTGGCTTAG
- the LOC126324504 gene encoding uncharacterized protein LOC126324504, with translation MSATNTTKNMEVSDNMDLDPVIALSDRQPTLQNVVATADLGLTLDLKVISRSAKNTEFKPKRFAAVIMRLTDPRATILIFETGKIVCTGAKNEATAYVATKRCASIIKHINSVNIKVRDFKIQNMVANCSVGFPIRLEALQDEHLHFARYEPEIFPGLIYRMVTPKVVLLIFVSGRIIFTGAKSQEDIMSAWNQIYNVLLRFKKM, from the exons ATGTCTGCAACAAATACTACTAAGAATATGGAAGTGTCAGACAATATGGACCTGGACCCTGTCATAGCTCTTTCTGATAGGCAGCCTACATTGCAGAATGTTGTTGCAACAGCGGATCTAGGTCTCACCTTAGATCTCAAAGTTATTTCACGGTCTGCCAAAAATACAGAATTTAAACCAAAGCGCTTCGCTGCCGTTATTATGAGACTCACTGATCCTAGAGCGACGATTCTGATATTTGAGACCGGGAAAATCGTCTGTACCGGAGCCAAAAATGAGGCTACTGCTTATGTTGCCACTAAAAGATGTGCCAGCATTATAAAGCATATCAATAGTGTGAATATTAAAGTTAGG GACTTTAAAATTCAAAACATGGTTGCAAATTGTTCCGTCGGATTTCCTATACGGCTAGAAGCTCTCCAAGATGAGCATCTTCATTTTGCTCGTTATGAGCCTGAAATATTCCCAGGACTTATATATCGAATGGTGACTCCAAAAGTAGTTTTACTGATTTTTGTGTCTGGTCGGATTATCTTTACAGGGGCTAAATCTCAGGAAGACATCATGTCTGCTTGGAATCAAATTTACAATGTTCTTCTtcggtttaaaaaaatgtaa
- the LOC126324536 gene encoding uncharacterized protein LOC126324536 translates to MLPCARSSRHVFRKKKHTLCLKSRLQYFNFPVSSEILWTSNLKLHQLFISHHLQSQNSSFSSCRNLLSGESQKIQTSDIPCVEQNQKVLGCSEEGSYVANEYDFVRTKDQKDHGLTSLKVREHLNSILNTQEKNWIMRLAIKLFFRSVSYNVVGQFLYSISKYQSERVEWLQFGIPRSFASWFSVSIIHVWMILVRIRKIEDEQISRALAQRVIDAFFLDIERGIVRKTHVTNPIILGKSNKQFLRSYYGSMTAYDETLVNGDPTLADALYRNLYGLDISSASCQEIEGLVQYIRRTLHKLDNLSNETFLSGNWCWNEPPSPSSPLSSL, encoded by the exons ATGCTGCCGTGTGCTCGTTCGTCTCGCCACGTTTTTCGGAAAAAAAAGCACACTCTATGCTTGAAGTCTAGACTACAGTACTTCAATTTCCCTGTATCAAGCGAAATTCTATGGACTTCCAATCTTAAATTACATCAACTGTTCATTTCCCACCACCTGCAAAGTCAAAATTCTTCTTTTTCGTCATGCCGCAACCTTCTCTCTGGTGAGTCTCAAAAAATTCAGACATCAGATATACCTTGTGTCGAACAAAATCAAAAAGTACTTGGATGTTCTGAAGAAGGATCCTACGTAGCCAATGAATACGATTTTGTGAGAACTAAAGACCAAAAGG ATCATGGCTTGACTAGCCTCAAAGTCCGAGAACACCTAAACTCTATCCTAAATACACAGGAGAAGAACTGGATTATGCGGTTGGCGATCAAACTCTTTTTCCGATCTGTCAGCTATAATGTTGTAGGCCAGTTTTTATATTCTATTTCTAAGTATCAAAGTGAACGCGTAGAATGGCTTCAGTTTGGGATTCCTCGTTCTTTTGCATCTTGGTTTTCAGTATCAATTATTCATGTTTGGATGATACTTGTTCGCATTCGCAAAATAGAGGATGAACAGATTTCCCGTGCTTTGGCCCAACGTGTCATAGACGCTTTTTTTTTAGACATCGAACGCGGTATTGTTCGAAAAACACATGTCACCAATCCTATCATTTTAGGGAAATCAAACAAGCAATTTTTGCGCTCCTATTATGGATCAATGACCGCTTACGATGAGACCTTGGTAAATGGAGATCCTACTCTTGCCGATGCTTTATACAGAAATCTGTATGGTTTGGACATCTCTTCTGCCTCTTGTCAAGAGATAGAAGGCCTGGTTCAATACATTAGGAGAACTCTACATAAATTGGACAATTTAAGCAATGAGACTTTCCTTTCAGGTAATTGGTGTTGGAATGAACCTCCGAGCCCAAGTTCACCTTTGTCTTCTCTTTAG